TTGGCCTTCGGAAAGCCCTCAATGATATTACCAACGCATCTCGTCTTCGTCAAGAGGCctcatcaaagaagaagaataatttgAAGGAGTTCAATATTGCtgaagaaatgtgtttgcacgaTCACAGAAAGTGCATGGAGGCACAGAAAGCAGCTATGGATCGTTCTCGTcaggatagatttcttttagATCATGGTAATGACTCTGCTCCTCCTATTCTATTTACATAGTATTGTTCTCTTAACATGTGTTTTATCATTTAAGAATGGATTCTTGTGCAGAGATGGTATCTCCAGTTGCATCTCCAAATTCCAAAACATCAAAGGTGTGTTTTCTAATGTTTATTAATTATCTTTTTGCTTTCTGTTTTACTTTTCCTGTGGATTAAGCATAACAAATACGACTTCGGTTGTATGTTGCAGGCTGGTGTTGATAGCCCTCCCAGGTCTCCAAAGCTGATACCATCACCTGAACTGCCAAAGTCTTCATGGTTGTGCAGGGagtctcctcctccttctccagCACGATTCGAGCTACTTATTTTTGATTTTGTTCTCAAGCCAGATGCCAACAAGTAACAGGGTACCATCTGGTAGACAGCCAACTCGACCATGGTTGAGCAGGGAACCTCCTTATTCCCCAGTGCAATTTGAGCCActctttggttttcttcttaAGCCAGATGCTAATAATTAGCGGAGttacttttctttttatctgCAGAGACCAAGAAACATATTGTAGTTCCCTCTATtcattcttctttgtctttaaGTTGTCTACATTGTGTAAAACCACTCCAGGCCCCCATTGCGGATTTGAGAACAAAACCACAGTATATCCTTTCTTTGAATGTCAGCATGCTAGAAGTACTCTACGAGGATTGGGATTCAGAACAGAACATCAGAATTGGAGGTGTTTCAATAACTGGATCTATGTTTTTAAGGTATGGAATAATGCTTTTATGCTtataggaccgagtttcccttcaGTCATGGTGAAGGAAGAATTCCTCTAACATGGGTATCGATACCGTTGGATGCCCAAGAGGAGGGGGTTAGTTTCGACATCAAACAATAGGGGGTGGGAGTTTGATGGGACAAGAGTTCTCCATCTCATGGTCACATCACCAATGGTGAGGGGATTCTTCCTACTCcaatggtgaaggaaaactttcgcCTTATGCTTTATACTTGGTGAAATATTTGGAATAACCAGAAGGCCAtgtgttgtaatttttttttctttggggtaAAGGTTTTAAAGGTTTTAACACCTGATCCTGTAAAAAAATTGGAAGTATTGGACATACAATTATCTGGATCATCAAATACCATATTTGTTATAGTTCCTCAGCATTTCATATGTAGTATGGATGAGATGAAATATGAATACATTGCATTTGACAGCAacattgaagaaaataaaaactggaCATTGGGAAGTGGATAGTTGTACATTCAGGTCAACATGGTTCAGTATCATTCCTGGAAGAGGAAGCTTTGTGAGGTGATATACCATGAAGTAAAAGCACTACAATCCAAAACTGGAGAACTTCAAGCAAATTAGCCATAAACAAGTGTCATCTGCACCTTAGGAAATTCAAACAGCAGTTTAGTTGATATCTGCACTCTGCAGCCTTCTGAGGGAGTTTTCTTGGTCTACTACAAAACATCATAAGGGGCTATacaactttttttcttcttttattgggggggggggggtttgatgGAATAGGCTATTACAACTTTAAATGCCAGTAGTGACATGGATAATCTAAATTACATAAATTGGCTGAGAAACTTTCCCACGCTGCCCCCCAAGCCACACCAATCAGCGCATGGGAATAGGTTTTGTCAATAGGGAGCCTAGTAGTGACATGAATAATCTTCATCTCCTTTTGTTGtgtatttattttatcatttttaccTTCCTCTTATAGCTCCTTGTTTGGTGATcttaggttttttcttttttctttttttggttgattGTCTTTCGTTGCTCTGTGTTGGATTAATGCTTTGTGCTTTTGGCTGAGTTTGTTATCGTAGTTGGCATTATATTGATTTTCAGTTGGAATATTAGAGGAATTAAGTCTTCTCATACCCAAGATATATTTCCAATCATGTTTTCAAGCTTAAATCTGACATCTTTTTCGAGTGCGAAACCAAATCGACAGATCATGCATCTTTAACCCTACCTAAAATATGCCAAAACTATGCTTTAGTTGCTCACATCAATAGTGAGGGTTCTAGAGGTTTAAGGGTTCTCTTATGCCTTTTGATCTCAAAGCAGATCAAGTCTTCTTATATTGAAATTGGGGCTTTTTTTATTCCCATTTTTCTTAATGTTTGGATAGCAGGTAGTACCTGGGTGTTAATCCGTCTCTATGCATCCCTCATATCCCAAATAGAACCTCTTGTTGGGATCTTCTGTTTTCTTTCCTGCTTTCTCTCTTAGttccttttgttttgattggggattttaataaaatcttgGATATTACAAATAATTTTGGAGGAAAGTCTGCTTCTCGGGAATCCTCTTCA
The nucleotide sequence above comes from Telopea speciosissima isolate NSW1024214 ecotype Mountain lineage chromosome 3, Tspe_v1, whole genome shotgun sequence. Encoded proteins:
- the LOC122656176 gene encoding protein PATRONUS 2-like, coding for MANIRAHGQVILQDQNLSIHHKGTSVDGKVKSSKETKKKGAGGLGLRKALNDITNASRLRQEASSKKKNNLKEFNIAEEMCLHDHRKCMEAQKAAMDRSRQDRFLLDHEMVSPVASPNSKTSKAGVDSPPRSPKLIPSPELPKSSWLCRESPPPSPARFELLIFDFVLKPDANK